One window of Gammaproteobacteria bacterium genomic DNA carries:
- a CDS encoding tetratricopeptide repeat protein gives MMAERSLPHLLQQGQAHFMRGEYDAAAVRYQEAVDLAPDAYPARYNLALARYMSGRLDEALAQFEQASRLAPGNAEPHMMIGLSLYRLGRLEDSAASARRAIELNPASAEAHNNLAAACIGLGRFDAAAACARRALGLKPEYPEASSNLATACLHLGQLEETLAHCRTALAHRPGSVAAQITLGVAQYKLGRWDEARAAFQRAIALQADAIEAYVNLATLALHQGALDEAEALAQKAIGLKPRHATAHYTLGLALIRQGRPAQAITCFERSLALDPGSPAVQSARVYAMLYLPETTPSEALAAHREFAARWESPLKPHWPRHTAARDPERRLRVGYVSPDFRRHSVANFMEPVIESHNRAGFQVHCYYTGTGSDAVTGRLKSVADHWLDCAHLSDEQLAGHIRADDIDILVDLAGHTRDGRLLAFARKPAPVQVTWLGYPATTGLDAMDYRLCTLDTDPPGQEEWHSETLYRLPRTLWCYRPPGPRPARAATVTGAGSLTFGSFNNIAKVSEPSLAAWAEILRATPAARLIMTSVPQGSARAPIARLFSERGITPERVLMHDKLSDGDFEHLLTEIDIALDPFPYTGTTTTCETLWMGIPVVSLAGETSVARSGLALLKAVGLEELVARDPAGYVRIATDLARDPARLERLRREIPRRFDASPLRDEAAFTRDLEDAYRDMWRQWCAREDRA, from the coding sequence ATGATGGCCGAGCGTTCCCTCCCTCACCTGCTGCAGCAGGGTCAGGCGCACTTCATGCGCGGGGAATACGACGCGGCCGCCGTCCGCTATCAGGAGGCCGTCGACCTCGCCCCGGATGCCTACCCGGCCCGTTACAACCTCGCCCTCGCCCGCTACATGTCGGGCCGGCTGGACGAGGCCCTGGCGCAGTTCGAACAGGCGTCGCGGCTCGCGCCCGGCAACGCCGAGCCGCACATGATGATCGGGCTCAGCCTATACCGGCTGGGGCGCCTGGAGGACTCCGCCGCCAGCGCGCGGCGCGCCATCGAACTGAACCCCGCCAGCGCGGAGGCCCATAACAATCTGGCCGCGGCCTGCATCGGCCTGGGTCGTTTCGACGCGGCCGCCGCCTGCGCCCGGCGCGCCCTCGGACTGAAGCCGGAATATCCCGAGGCCAGCAGCAATCTCGCGACCGCCTGCCTGCATCTGGGACAGCTGGAGGAGACCCTGGCACATTGCCGCACGGCGCTCGCGCATCGGCCCGGTTCGGTGGCCGCGCAGATCACGCTCGGCGTGGCGCAGTACAAGCTGGGGCGCTGGGATGAGGCCCGCGCCGCATTCCAGCGCGCGATCGCGCTGCAAGCCGACGCCATCGAGGCCTATGTGAATCTGGCGACGCTCGCGCTGCATCAGGGCGCGCTGGACGAGGCCGAGGCGCTCGCTCAGAAGGCGATCGGCCTCAAGCCTAGGCACGCCACCGCCCACTACACGCTGGGACTCGCCCTGATCAGACAGGGCCGGCCCGCGCAGGCCATAACCTGCTTCGAGCGCAGCCTTGCCCTCGATCCGGGGTCGCCCGCCGTACAGAGCGCCCGGGTGTACGCGATGCTGTATCTGCCGGAAACGACCCCGAGTGAGGCGCTGGCCGCGCACCGCGAATTCGCCGCACGGTGGGAGTCTCCGCTCAAACCGCACTGGCCGCGCCACACGGCTGCGCGCGATCCGGAGCGCAGGCTTCGCGTCGGCTACGTCTCGCCCGACTTCCGCCGCCACTCGGTCGCCAATTTCATGGAGCCCGTCATCGAGTCACACAATCGCGCCGGCTTCCAGGTCCATTGCTATTACACCGGCACCGGAAGCGATGCGGTCACCGGGCGCCTGAAATCGGTGGCGGATCACTGGCTGGACTGCGCCCATCTGTCCGATGAGCAACTCGCCGGGCACATCCGTGCCGACGACATCGACATCCTGGTCGATCTCGCCGGTCACACGCGTGACGGCCGCCTGCTCGCCTTCGCGCGCAAACCGGCCCCGGTTCAGGTGACCTGGCTCGGCTATCCCGCCACCACCGGCCTCGACGCGATGGACTACCGCCTCTGCACCCTCGATACCGATCCCCCGGGACAGGAGGAATGGCATTCCGAAACACTCTATCGACTGCCGCGCACCCTCTGGTGCTACCGGCCGCCGGGACCGCGCCCCGCGCGCGCCGCGACTGTGACGGGCGCGGGATCGCTCACCTTCGGTTCCTTCAACAACATCGCCAAGGTCTCGGAGCCGTCGCTCGCCGCCTGGGCCGAGATCCTGCGCGCGACCCCCGCCGCCCGGCTGATCATGACCAGCGTGCCGCAGGGATCGGCGCGCGCGCCGATCGCGCGCCTGTTCAGCGAGCGCGGGATCACGCCGGAACGGGTGCTCATGCACGACAAGCTGTCCGACGGCGATTTTGAACATCTGCTGACGGAGATCGACATCGCGCTGGACCCGTTTCCGTACACCGGCACCACCACCACCTGCGAGACGCTGTGGATGGGCATCCCCGTCGTCTCCCTCGCCGGCGAGACCTCCGTCGCGCGCTCCGGACTCGCCCTGCTGAAAGCGGTCGGTCTCGAGGAACTCGTCGCCCGCGATCCCGCCGGCTACGTCCGCATCGCCACCGACCTCGCCCGCGATCCCGCGCGGCTCGAGCGCCTCCGCCGCGAGATCCCCCGGCGCTTCGACGCCTCCCCGCTGCGCGACGAGGCCGCCTTCACCCGCGATCTCGAGGACGCCTATCGCGACATGTGGCGGCAGTGGTGCGCGCGCGAGGACCGCGCGTGA
- a CDS encoding tetratricopeptide repeat protein has protein sequence MTTEQDFQRALEHQRAGRLPQAEALCRQILQQHAEYPPALHLLGTLARAAGRLEDAAGLFTRTARAAPASPDAHYELGVTRAMQGDLDAAIAGFRKTLQLQPDHLLARYNLALALYHRERLEDADREFRRVLELAPALPEAHLMLGLVRHKRSRMAEAEAAFKQAIQLRAGYADAYSNLANLYLDQGRLAEAEQACRAALARAPDLAVAHYNLGLAAFRQGKLDHAVAALQNALRLNPEYAEAHINLGIALTYLGRTREALASFEAALRREPGQASGYSALLFSRLYLATTTPAEWFAACRRFAEQYETPLRKHWPAHRNLRDPGRRLKVGYVSPDFRRHSVAYFIEPILARHDRSRIEVHCYYNHAMQDETTARIAASADHWTPCKGLSDEELSERIREDGIDILVDLAGHSVDNRLPVFARRPAPVQITYLGAPASTGLDAMDYRLCTLDTDPPGQEEWHSEALYRLPRTLWCYRPGGDRQPPAARSEDITFGSLNNIAKVSENSLSAWAEILRATPAARLVMTQVPEGSARRGIHDHFAARGIEPDRIVLHGRISEARYLELLAAIDIALDPFPYTGTTTTCETLWMGIPVVSLAGETSVARSGLALLKAVGLEELVARDPAGYVRIATDLARDPARLDRLRREIPRRFDASPLRDEAAFTRDLEDAYRDMWHRWCAQDAPS, from the coding sequence GTGACTACTGAACAGGACTTCCAGCGCGCGCTCGAGCATCAGCGGGCCGGGCGCCTCCCCCAGGCCGAGGCCCTGTGCCGGCAAATCCTGCAACAACACGCCGAATATCCGCCGGCCCTGCATCTGCTCGGCACCCTCGCCCGCGCCGCCGGCCGGCTCGAGGATGCCGCCGGGCTCTTCACCCGCACCGCGCGCGCCGCCCCCGCCAGCCCCGATGCCCACTACGAGCTCGGCGTCACCCGCGCCATGCAGGGTGATCTCGACGCGGCGATCGCCGGCTTCCGGAAGACCCTGCAGCTCCAGCCGGATCACCTGCTCGCGCGCTACAACCTCGCGCTGGCGCTCTATCATCGCGAGCGCCTCGAAGACGCCGACCGGGAATTCCGCCGCGTGCTCGAACTCGCCCCGGCGCTGCCCGAGGCGCACCTGATGCTCGGCCTGGTGCGGCACAAGCGCTCCCGCATGGCGGAGGCCGAGGCCGCCTTCAAACAGGCGATTCAACTGCGCGCCGGCTATGCCGACGCCTACAGCAACCTCGCCAATCTCTATCTCGACCAGGGCCGGCTGGCGGAGGCGGAGCAGGCCTGCCGCGCCGCGCTCGCGCGCGCGCCCGACCTCGCCGTCGCCCACTACAACCTCGGCCTCGCCGCCTTCCGCCAGGGCAAGCTCGATCACGCCGTCGCCGCCCTCCAGAACGCCCTCCGTCTCAATCCCGAGTACGCCGAGGCGCACATCAACCTGGGCATCGCACTGACCTATCTCGGCCGGACGCGGGAGGCGCTCGCCAGCTTCGAGGCGGCCCTCCGCCGCGAGCCCGGCCAGGCCTCCGGCTACAGCGCGCTGCTGTTCTCCCGGCTCTACCTCGCAACGACGACGCCGGCGGAATGGTTCGCCGCCTGCCGGCGTTTCGCCGAACAGTATGAAACCCCGCTCAGGAAACACTGGCCCGCGCACCGGAATCTCCGTGATCCCGGGCGCCGGCTCAAGGTGGGGTATGTCTCCCCGGACTTCCGCCGCCACTCGGTCGCGTATTTCATCGAGCCCATTCTCGCGCGCCACGACCGATCGCGCATCGAAGTCCATTGCTACTACAATCACGCGATGCAAGACGAGACGACGGCGCGGATCGCCGCCAGCGCGGATCACTGGACTCCCTGCAAAGGCCTGTCCGACGAGGAACTGTCCGAACGCATTCGTGAAGACGGCATCGACATCCTGGTGGATCTGGCGGGACATTCGGTGGACAACCGCCTGCCCGTCTTCGCGCGCCGGCCGGCGCCGGTGCAGATCACGTATCTCGGCGCTCCCGCCAGCACCGGCCTCGACGCGATGGACTACCGCCTGTGCACCCTCGATACCGATCCCCCGGGGCAGGAGGAATGGCATTCCGAGGCCCTGTACCGGTTGCCGCGCACGCTCTGGTGCTATCGGCCCGGCGGCGACCGACAGCCGCCCGCGGCGCGGAGTGAAGACATCACCTTCGGCTCGCTGAACAACATCGCCAAGGTATCGGAGAATTCCCTCTCCGCCTGGGCGGAGATCCTGCGCGCGACCCCCGCCGCGCGCCTGGTCATGACCCAAGTACCGGAGGGCAGCGCCCGCCGCGGGATCCACGACCATTTCGCCGCCCGCGGCATCGAACCGGACCGCATCGTCCTGCACGGACGCATCTCCGAAGCGCGATATCTCGAACTCCTGGCCGCGATCGACATCGCGCTGGACCCGTTTCCGTACACCGGCACCACCACCACCTGCGAGACGCTGTGGATGGGCATCCCCGTCGTCTCCCTCGCCGGCGAGACCTCCGTCGCGCGCTCCGGACTCGCCCTGCTGAAAGCGGTCGGTCTCGAGGAGCTCGTCGCCCGCGATCCCGCCGGCTACGTCCGCATCGCCACCGACCTCGCCCGCGATCCCGCACGGCTCGACCGCCTCCGCCGCGAGATCCCCCGGCGCTTCGACGCCTCCCCGCTGCGCGACGAGGCCGCCTTCACCCGCGATCTCGAGGACGCCTATCGCGACATGTGGCACCGCTGGTGCGCGCAGGATGCCCCGTCATGA
- a CDS encoding tetratricopeptide repeat protein codes for MNAPKRNDPCPCGSGKKYKKCCLAGSAVTAEELYNRGVTLGTRGELDAAAQCYEQALQIRPGFAEAHNNLGMIHLSRARLDAAAQCFRQALAHRPGYANALFNLAGILLRQGNNGEAIDAYRRLLDLNPVDSLARIQLGLAHSGRGELDAAVACFLAVLESHPDSAEAWQNLGTARLRQNRTQDAIECYQKALALKPDSAEALHNLGRARLGQGRVDEAAGCFEATLKVSPELAYVYSNWLMAQLYRADLPPARLFEQHRGYAERFEAPLKPHWRAHTNTRDPERRLRIGYVSPDLRRHSVASFIEPVLAHHDTSAVEIYAYYSHSQQDEVNARLKSRVDHWIPCLGLSEEQLAERIRADGIDILVDLAGHTAGNRLLAFARKPAPVQVTWLGYPATTGLDAMDYRLCTLDTDPPGQEQWHSETLYRLPRTLWCYRPPGPRAPAASGRAAGIAFGSMNNLPKVSPESFALWMQLLRDDPAARLILTRAGDAATHAELKARAAAAGIAPARLDPRGRLPEPEYQALLAEIDIALDPFPYTGTTTTCETLWMGIPVVSLAGATSVARSGYALLKPVGLEELVARDTADYVRIATDLARDSPTARPPPPRDPPALRRLPIARRGRLHPRPRGRLSRHVAALVRARGPRVNTEQAFQLALAHQQAGRLPQAEALCRQILQQHPDYPPALHLLGTLARAAGRLEDAAGLFTRTARAAPASPEAHYDLGVTRAMQGDLDAAIAGFRKALQLQPDHLLARYNLALALYHRARLEDADREFRRVLELAPALPEAHLMLGLVRHKRSRVEEAEAAFKQAIQLRAGYADAYSNLANLYLDQGRLAEAEQACRAALEHAPDLAVAHYNLGLAAFRQGKLDDAVSALQNALRLNPEYAEAWLILGNARAGLGDPAQAIHSYRKAVTAKPDYAEAWFKLGNACLEQDRLDEALPACRRAVELRPDEYACTDLGHVFFRLRRFDDALSNYRRALAVKDLAPLHANIALALSCLGRMDEAMQEFERGLARDPDSAGAHSARLFTLHYLPGTTPAAALAAHREFAAHCETPLKPHWRAHTNTRDPERRLRIGYVSADFAWHSVAYFIEPVLAAHDHERFEIHCYHTNPVRDEVTVRLTALADRWHACAGLADAQLAERIRADGIDILVDLAGHTAPATACPPSRASRPRCRSPGSAIPPPPDSTRWTTASAPSTPTPRGRSNGIRRPSTACRAPSGATGPLASGHRLDRRPPRGADTSPSAP; via the coding sequence GTGAACGCCCCTAAGCGCAACGACCCCTGCCCCTGCGGCAGCGGCAAAAAATACAAGAAATGCTGCCTCGCGGGATCGGCGGTCACCGCGGAGGAACTCTATAACCGCGGCGTGACCCTGGGAACCCGGGGTGAACTGGACGCCGCGGCGCAGTGCTATGAACAGGCGCTGCAGATCCGTCCCGGCTTCGCCGAGGCGCACAACAATCTCGGCATGATCCATCTCAGCCGCGCCCGCCTGGATGCCGCGGCGCAGTGCTTCCGGCAGGCCCTCGCCCACCGGCCGGGGTATGCCAACGCCCTGTTCAACCTCGCCGGCATCCTGCTGCGCCAGGGAAACAACGGCGAGGCGATCGACGCCTACCGGCGGCTGCTCGACCTCAACCCCGTCGACAGCCTCGCCCGCATCCAGCTCGGCCTGGCGCACAGCGGACGCGGCGAACTGGACGCGGCGGTCGCCTGCTTTCTCGCGGTCCTGGAATCCCACCCGGACTCCGCCGAGGCCTGGCAGAACCTCGGCACGGCGCGACTGCGCCAGAACCGGACCCAGGACGCGATCGAGTGCTACCAGAAGGCGCTGGCCCTCAAGCCGGATTCGGCCGAGGCGCTGCACAACCTGGGCCGGGCCCGCCTCGGCCAGGGCCGGGTCGACGAGGCGGCCGGCTGTTTCGAGGCCACCTTGAAGGTCAGCCCCGAACTCGCCTATGTCTACAGCAACTGGCTGATGGCGCAGCTCTACCGCGCGGACCTCCCGCCGGCCCGCCTGTTCGAACAGCACCGCGGCTACGCCGAGCGCTTCGAGGCGCCGCTCAAGCCCCACTGGCGCGCGCATACGAACACGCGCGACCCCGAGCGCCGGCTCCGGATCGGCTATGTCTCGCCGGACCTGCGCCGGCATTCGGTGGCCAGCTTCATCGAGCCCGTGCTGGCGCATCACGACACGTCCGCGGTGGAGATCTACGCCTATTACAGCCACAGCCAGCAGGACGAGGTGAACGCGCGCCTGAAGTCCCGCGTGGATCACTGGATCCCCTGCCTCGGCTTGTCGGAGGAGCAGCTCGCCGAGCGCATCCGGGCCGATGGCATCGACATCCTGGTCGATCTCGCCGGCCATACCGCCGGCAACCGCCTGCTCGCCTTCGCGCGCAAGCCGGCCCCGGTGCAGGTCACCTGGCTCGGCTATCCCGCCACCACCGGACTCGACGCGATGGACTACCGCCTCTGCACCCTCGACACCGATCCCCCGGGGCAGGAGCAATGGCATTCCGAGACCCTCTACCGGCTGCCGCGCACGCTCTGGTGCTACCGCCCGCCGGGTCCGCGCGCGCCGGCCGCGAGTGGACGCGCGGCCGGCATCGCCTTCGGCTCGATGAACAACCTGCCCAAGGTCTCACCGGAATCCTTCGCGCTCTGGATGCAACTGCTGCGCGACGACCCCGCCGCGCGCCTGATCCTGACCCGCGCGGGCGATGCCGCGACCCATGCCGAACTCAAGGCCCGCGCCGCCGCCGCGGGGATCGCGCCCGCGCGGCTCGATCCCCGCGGGCGGCTCCCGGAACCGGAGTATCAGGCGCTGCTGGCGGAGATCGACATTGCGCTGGACCCGTTTCCGTACACCGGCACCACCACCACCTGCGAGACGCTGTGGATGGGCATCCCCGTCGTCTCCCTCGCCGGCGCGACCTCCGTCGCGCGCTCCGGCTACGCCCTGCTCAAGCCGGTCGGGCTCGAGGAACTCGTCGCCCGCGACACCGCCGACTACGTCCGCATCGCCACCGACCTCGCCCGCGATTCCCCAACGGCTCGACCGCCCCCGCCGCGAGACCCCCCCGCGCTTCGACGCCTCCCCATTGCGCGACGAGGCCGCCTTCACCCGCGACCTCGAGGACGCCTATCGCGACATGTGGCGGCGCTGGTGCGCGCGCGAGGACCGCGCGTGAATACCGAACAGGCCTTCCAGCTCGCGCTGGCGCATCAGCAGGCCGGACGCCTCCCCCAGGCCGAGGCCCTGTGTCGGCAGATCCTGCAACAACACCCCGACTATCCGCCCGCCCTGCACCTGCTCGGCACCCTCGCCCGCGCCGCCGGCCGGCTCGAGGACGCCGCCGGGCTCTTCACCCGCACCGCGCGCGCCGCCCCCGCCAGCCCCGAGGCCCACTACGACCTCGGCGTCACCCGCGCCATGCAGGGCGATCTCGACGCGGCGATCGCCGGCTTCCGGAAGGCCCTGCAGCTCCAGCCGGACCACCTGCTCGCACGCTACAACCTCGCGCTGGCGCTCTATCATCGCGCGCGCCTCGAGGACGCCGACCGCGAATTCCGCCGCGTGCTCGAACTCGCCCCGGCGCTGCCCGAGGCGCACCTGATGCTCGGCCTGGTGCGGCACAAGCGCTCCCGCGTGGAGGAGGCCGAGGCCGCCTTCAAACAGGCGATTCAACTGCGCGCCGGCTATGCCGACGCCTACAGCAACCTCGCCAATCTCTATCTCGACCAGGGCCGGCTGGCGGAGGCGGAACAGGCCTGTCGCGCCGCACTCGAGCACGCGCCCGACCTCGCCGTCGCCCACTACAACCTCGGCCTCGCCGCCTTCCGCCAGGGCAAGCTCGATGACGCCGTCTCCGCCCTCCAGAACGCCCTCCGTCTCAATCCCGAGTACGCCGAGGCCTGGCTCATTCTGGGGAATGCCCGCGCCGGTCTCGGCGATCCCGCCCAGGCCATCCACAGCTACCGCAAGGCCGTCACGGCGAAGCCCGACTACGCAGAGGCCTGGTTCAAGCTCGGCAACGCCTGTCTGGAGCAGGACCGACTCGACGAGGCGTTGCCCGCGTGCCGGCGCGCCGTCGAACTGCGGCCCGACGAATACGCCTGCACCGACCTCGGCCACGTCTTCTTCAGGCTGCGCAGGTTCGATGATGCGCTGTCCAATTACCGGCGGGCACTGGCGGTCAAGGATCTCGCCCCGCTGCATGCCAACATCGCGCTGGCGCTGTCATGCCTGGGCCGGATGGACGAGGCGATGCAGGAATTCGAGCGCGGCCTCGCGCGGGATCCCGATTCCGCCGGGGCGCACAGCGCCAGGCTGTTCACCCTGCATTACCTCCCCGGCACGACGCCGGCCGCGGCGCTGGCCGCGCATCGGGAATTCGCCGCGCACTGCGAGACGCCGCTCAAGCCCCACTGGCGCGCGCATACGAACACGCGCGACCCCGAGCGCCGGCTCCGGATCGGTTACGTCTCCGCGGACTTCGCCTGGCACTCGGTGGCGTATTTCATCGAGCCCGTGCTCGCCGCCCACGATCACGAGCGTTTCGAGATCCACTGTTATCACACCAACCCGGTCCGCGACGAAGTCACGGTGCGACTCACCGCCCTTGCCGACCGCTGGCATGCCTGCGCCGGGCTCGCCGACGCGCAGCTCGCCGAGCGCATCCGGGCCGATGGCATCGACATCCTGGTCGATCTCGCCGGGCATACCGCGCCGGCAACCGCCTGCCCGCCTTCGCGCGCAAGCCGGCCCCGGTGCAGGTCACCTGGCTCGGCTATCCCGCCACCACCGGACTCGACGCGATGGACTACCGCCTCTGCACCCTCGACACCGACCCCCCGGGGCAGGAGCAATGGCATTCGGAGACCCTCTACCGCCTGCCGCGCACCCTCTGGTGCTACCGGCCCTTTGGCATCCGGCCACCGCTTGGACCGGCGACCGCCGCGCGGAGCGGACACATCACCTTCGGCTCCCTGA
- a CDS encoding tetratricopeptide repeat protein: MNTVNRNEPCPCGSGRKYKKCCLAQGVDPAEAAYNLGVTAFGTGHLDEAVACFRRALALRPGFAEAHNNLGLTFLSQDRLEASAQAFRAALAARPDYGHALFNLAGVALRLGDLPAAIDAYQRVVTLSPADADARHQLGKALLRSGRVDEAAACFEQALALRPGVADTLVNLANARINQGRHEDAVRACEQAIALKADSAEAELTRAIACYKLGRLDESTRACERAIALRPGYAEAYVNLANGYNRPGGLDQAVAALRRALELDPDFAAAHSALLVTLQYMGEVTPAQSFAEHRRFAARFEAPLKSGWRPHPNARDPERRLKIGYLSPDFRRHSVAWFIEPVFAAHDKSAVEVYGYYNHHRQDDMSARLAAAADHWLPCWNIGDAQLAARIRADGIDILVDLAGHTNENRLLTLARKPAPVQVTWLGYPATTGLDAVDYRLCTRDTDPPGQERWHSETLYRLPRSLWCYRPPAERPAIPSAPRAHRVDAVTFGSMNNPAKITLERLDLWAEILLAVPGSRLVMTNIPAGPVCADIRARFTRRGIAPERLRFPGRLPASDYCALLDRIDIALDPFPYNGTTTTCETLWAGIPVVTQAGEGSAARAGHALLRAVGLEALVTASEVEYVRAAVELAHDPARLSALHAELPARFAASPLRDEAGFTRDLEAAYRDMWRRWCRADTEKT; the protein is encoded by the coding sequence ATGAACACCGTCAATCGCAATGAGCCCTGCCCCTGCGGCAGCGGCAGAAAATACAAGAAATGCTGCCTCGCCCAGGGGGTCGATCCTGCCGAGGCCGCGTACAATCTGGGCGTGACCGCCTTTGGCACGGGACACCTCGACGAGGCCGTGGCCTGTTTCCGGCGCGCCCTCGCCCTGCGTCCGGGGTTCGCGGAGGCGCACAACAACCTCGGCCTGACCTTCCTGAGCCAGGACCGCCTGGAGGCGTCCGCCCAGGCCTTCCGGGCGGCGCTCGCCGCGCGCCCCGATTACGGCCATGCGCTCTTCAATCTGGCGGGGGTCGCGCTGCGACTGGGAGACCTGCCCGCCGCGATCGACGCCTACCAGCGGGTGGTGACGCTCTCCCCGGCGGATGCCGACGCGCGGCACCAGCTCGGCAAGGCGCTGCTGCGCTCCGGCAGGGTGGACGAGGCGGCCGCCTGTTTCGAACAGGCGCTCGCCCTCCGGCCCGGCGTCGCCGATACGCTGGTCAACCTGGCCAATGCGCGCATCAATCAGGGCCGGCACGAAGACGCCGTGCGCGCCTGCGAACAGGCCATCGCGCTCAAGGCGGACTCCGCCGAGGCCGAGCTCACGCGGGCGATCGCCTGTTACAAGCTGGGACGGCTGGACGAGAGCACCCGGGCCTGTGAGCGCGCCATCGCGCTCCGGCCCGGTTACGCCGAGGCCTACGTCAACCTGGCCAACGGCTACAACCGGCCCGGCGGGCTGGATCAGGCCGTCGCGGCCCTGCGACGGGCGCTGGAACTGGACCCGGATTTCGCCGCGGCGCACAGCGCCCTGCTGGTGACCCTGCAGTACATGGGCGAGGTCACGCCCGCGCAGTCCTTCGCCGAACACCGCCGTTTCGCGGCACGCTTCGAGGCGCCGCTCAAGTCCGGCTGGCGACCGCATCCGAACGCGCGCGATCCGGAGCGCCGCCTGAAGATCGGTTATCTGTCGCCCGATTTCCGCCGTCACTCGGTGGCCTGGTTCATCGAGCCGGTCTTCGCCGCGCACGACAAATCGGCGGTCGAGGTCTACGGTTATTACAACCATCACCGCCAGGACGACATGAGCGCGCGCCTGGCCGCGGCGGCCGACCACTGGCTGCCGTGTTGGAACATCGGAGACGCGCAACTGGCCGCGCGCATCCGGGCCGACGGGATCGATATCCTGGTCGACCTCGCCGGACACACCAACGAGAACCGCCTGCTCACCCTCGCGCGCAAACCCGCCCCGGTGCAGGTGACCTGGCTCGGTTATCCGGCCACGACCGGGCTCGATGCCGTCGATTATCGGCTCTGCACCCGCGACACCGATCCGCCGGGACAGGAGCGCTGGCACAGCGAGACCCTCTATCGCCTGCCGCGCAGCCTGTGGTGCTATCGTCCGCCTGCCGAGCGTCCGGCCATTCCGTCCGCGCCGCGCGCGCACCGAGTGGATGCCGTCACCTTCGGGTCGATGAACAACCCCGCCAAGATCACGCTGGAACGCCTCGACCTGTGGGCCGAAATACTGCTCGCCGTCCCGGGATCGCGCCTGGTCATGACGAATATCCCCGCAGGTCCGGTCTGCGCGGACATCCGCGCGCGCTTCACCCGGCGCGGCATCGCACCTGAACGGCTGCGCTTCCCCGGCCGCCTGCCGGCCTCCGACTACTGTGCCCTGCTGGATCGGATCGATATCGCGCTCGATCCCTTTCCCTACAACGGCACGACGACCACCTGTGAAACCCTGTGGGCGGGCATTCCGGTGGTGACGCAGGCCGGCGAAGGCTCGGCCGCGCGCGCGGGCCACGCCCTGCTGCGGGCGGTCGGACTGGAAGCACTGGTTACGGCCAGCGAGGTGGAATACGTGCGTGCCGCCGTCGAGCTCGCGCACGATCCCGCGCGCCTCTCCGCCCTGCACGCGGAACTGCCCGCGCGCTTCGCCGCCTCGCCGCTGCGCGACGAGGCCGGGTTCACCCGCGATCTCGAGGCCGCCTACCGCGATATGTGGCGCCGCTGGTGTCGTGCCGATACCGAAAAGACATAG